In the Clostridium beijerinckii genome, one interval contains:
- a CDS encoding MarR family winged helix-turn-helix transcriptional regulator, protein MSNLDDLKKIGSCVCRNLRMTTRVTTQYFDQVFQAVGLTAPQFSLLADIASRENVAVSELAEALLMDQTTVTRNIEILRKKGYVDVRTDDNDSRRKCISISDVGIKKLDEAIPVWNEVQSPIEKEIGAEKFEEFLKTLAQIQNFINNSSK, encoded by the coding sequence ATGTCTAATTTAGATGATTTAAAGAAAATTGGAAGTTGTGTTTGTAGAAATTTGCGTATGACAACAAGGGTCACTACTCAGTATTTTGATCAAGTTTTTCAAGCGGTTGGATTAACAGCACCACAGTTTTCATTATTAGCAGACATAGCATCTCGTGAAAATGTTGCTGTAAGTGAGTTGGCAGAGGCTTTGCTAATGGATCAGACAACAGTAACTCGCAATATTGAAATTTTAAGAAAAAAGGGATATGTAGATGTGCGAACAGATGATAATGATTCAAGAAGAAAGTGCATTTCAATAAGTGATGTCGGAATTAAGAAGCTCGATGAGGCAATTCCTGTATGGAATGAAGTACAATCACCAATAGAGAAGGAGATAGGCGCTGAGAAATTTGAAGAATTCTTAAAAACGTTAGCGCAAATACAAAATTTTATTAATAACTCTTCCAAATAA
- a CDS encoding MFS transporter, whose amino-acid sequence MEIYNKNVYKNRWIILAVVVLLPFMGTLDSTIVNVALPVMVNIFSVTMSSIQLIVICYLITIVSTILLFGRLGDIKGKSIVFNLGLLVFTIGSLFCALSKNFTYLLFFRIVQAIGASAAMANNQGIITQVFPANERGRALGISGTFLALGTMIGPPLGGILISYLSWHYIFLINIPVGIIGTAIGFKVLPRKSNEKKEDIDFIGAIIFGISVVLLFYSLINGQTVGYDNNMIRISFSAAIILFIIFIRIEGKLKYPLLDLSLFKNSLFTVGILCTFICYASINSNNIVQPFYLENVLKMTPSFAGMIMMISPVLITVISPFSGYLSDKIGSEFLTFLGLILIGIGMGLMATLNENSNMYQLIVYIVFIAIGNGLFLPPNNSLVMSSASSDKLGIAGSINAFVRNLGQSSGVAMATMLLYSFMSMKMGEKVLGYIEGRDDVFMYGMRYVYVCSAIICFVGVIVTYIRLRKKKLNRKI is encoded by the coding sequence ATGGAAATATACAATAAAAATGTATATAAGAATAGATGGATAATATTGGCCGTTGTGGTTTTGCTTCCATTTATGGGGACCCTTGATAGTACAATAGTTAATGTAGCACTTCCTGTTATGGTGAATATATTTTCAGTAACTATGTCTTCTATTCAGTTAATCGTAATCTGCTATCTTATAACAATAGTTAGTACAATATTACTGTTTGGAAGGCTCGGTGACATAAAAGGAAAGTCTATAGTATTTAATTTAGGGTTATTGGTGTTTACCATAGGTTCTTTATTTTGTGCGTTATCAAAAAATTTTACGTACCTATTATTTTTTAGAATAGTTCAGGCGATAGGAGCATCTGCGGCTATGGCAAACAACCAAGGGATAATAACGCAAGTATTTCCAGCTAATGAAAGGGGGAGAGCTCTTGGAATATCGGGAACATTTCTAGCTCTTGGCACAATGATTGGACCACCATTAGGAGGTATTTTAATTTCTTACTTAAGTTGGCATTATATATTTCTAATAAATATTCCAGTAGGAATAATTGGAACAGCAATTGGTTTTAAAGTATTGCCTCGTAAGTCAAATGAAAAGAAAGAAGACATTGATTTTATTGGTGCAATAATTTTTGGTATAAGTGTCGTATTATTATTTTATTCTCTTATAAATGGACAAACTGTTGGTTACGATAATAACATGATTAGAATTAGTTTTAGTGCAGCTATAATTCTATTTATAATATTCATACGAATAGAAGGAAAGTTAAAATATCCACTTCTAGATTTATCATTATTTAAAAATTCACTTTTTACGGTTGGAATATTATGCACATTCATATGTTATGCATCAATTAACAGTAATAATATTGTACAGCCTTTTTACCTCGAAAATGTTTTGAAAATGACTCCAAGCTTTGCGGGAATGATAATGATGATCTCGCCTGTATTAATAACAGTTATTTCTCCTTTTAGTGGTTATCTATCAGATAAAATAGGGTCAGAATTTCTGACATTTTTAGGATTGATACTCATAGGAATTGGAATGGGTTTAATGGCGACTTTAAATGAAAACTCCAATATGTACCAATTAATTGTATATATAGTCTTTATTGCAATTGGAAATGGATTGTTTTTACCTCCTAATAATTCTCTAGTTATGTCTTCAGCATCTAGTGATAAGTTGGGGATTGCAGGAAGTATAAACGCTTTTGTAAGGAATTTGGGACAATCATCCGGTGTTGCTATGGCGACAATGCTTTTATATTCATTTATGAGTATGAAAATGGGAGAGAAAGTACTTGGATATATAGAGGGTAGAGATGATGTCTTTATGTATGGAATGAGGTATGTATATGTTTGTTCGGCCATTATCTGTTTTGTTGGAGTAATAGTGACTTATATAAGATTAAGAAAGAAAAAGTTAAACAGAAAAATATGA
- a CDS encoding 3D domain-containing protein: MLRVKRLVCLLSIILILDTYDVSTITPFNALATDVVEDNNIEITHKEKTEFKENPIDEINNEKIEQRELTKKKEAEEKEQEKSVTPEWKDFILTFYTSLDSENSSAGPVTCQNKPLTPGGVANNVIPLNTQIYLDGYGQVTVNDKGSDKYFGVDNRLDVFVQREPGENDHDYFRRVNSYGVQRVRGYIVK, translated from the coding sequence ATGCTAAGAGTAAAGAGGCTAGTGTGCTTATTAAGCATCATTTTAATACTTGATACATATGATGTAAGCACAATAACACCATTTAACGCTTTAGCAACAGATGTTGTAGAAGATAATAATATAGAAATAACACATAAAGAAAAAACAGAATTTAAGGAAAATCCTATAGATGAAATAAATAATGAAAAAATTGAGCAAAGAGAATTGACCAAAAAGAAGGAAGCCGAAGAAAAAGAACAAGAAAAGAGTGTTACACCTGAATGGAAAGACTTTATATTAACTTTTTATACATCTCTTGATTCGGAAAATAGTAGTGCTGGTCCAGTGACCTGTCAAAATAAGCCATTAACTCCAGGTGGCGTTGCAAATAACGTAATACCTCTGAATACCCAAATATATTTGGATGGTTATGGACAAGTTACTGTTAATGATAAAGGTTCAGATAAGTATTTTGGAGTAGATAATAGATTAGATGTATTTGTACAACGAGAACCTGGTGAAAACGATCATGACTACTTTCGAAGGGTGAATAGCTACGGAGTACAAAGAGTTCGAGGTTATATAGTTAAATAA
- a CDS encoding 5'-3' exonuclease — MHDNLLLIDGSSLLSCCFFGNLPREYRFAKTDEEKDKYIEKLRQSPKGEFTNGVFTMMASMLKMIKNQNPTHIAVAWDLTKEFTFRKKLYSEYKGTRKDMRSELGSQFALAQKVLKEMNVPEFVFKEYEADDIIGTLAKKFGRSMRVSIWTKDQDCLQLVDDNVRVWLITSKCTDMYESLGINIKELNIPSGVFEFTTQYVNHFYGVDPIQIIDRKAIEGDASDNIPGINGVGEKSVIPLLQELETVEGIYDFIENSPEKEVKKMFKDLGILRSPLSKLVEESNEKIVGKKAALLCKQLATIKCDIEELNNITIDQLKLQIDEEGMKNIFTELGFTNLLN, encoded by the coding sequence ATGCATGACAATTTATTATTAATAGACGGTTCATCTCTTTTATCTTGCTGTTTTTTTGGTAATCTTCCAAGAGAATATAGATTTGCTAAAACTGATGAAGAGAAGGATAAATATATTGAAAAATTACGTCAATCACCTAAAGGCGAGTTTACTAATGGGGTCTTTACAATGATGGCATCAATGCTTAAAATGATTAAAAATCAAAATCCCACTCATATTGCTGTGGCTTGGGATTTAACTAAAGAATTTACCTTTAGAAAAAAATTATATTCAGAGTATAAAGGTACTAGAAAGGATATGAGAAGTGAGCTGGGTAGCCAGTTTGCATTAGCTCAAAAAGTTCTAAAAGAAATGAATGTTCCAGAGTTTGTGTTTAAAGAGTATGAAGCGGATGATATAATAGGTACCTTGGCAAAGAAATTTGGAAGATCTATGAGAGTTAGCATTTGGACTAAAGATCAAGATTGTCTTCAACTTGTTGATGATAATGTAAGGGTATGGCTTATAACTTCAAAGTGTACCGATATGTACGAAAGTCTTGGAATAAATATTAAAGAACTTAATATACCTAGCGGAGTTTTTGAATTTACTACACAGTATGTAAATCATTTTTATGGTGTAGATCCTATCCAAATTATTGATAGAAAAGCTATAGAAGGTGATGCTTCTGACAATATTCCGGGAATAAATGGAGTTGGAGAAAAGTCTGTTATACCATTACTTCAAGAACTTGAAACAGTGGAAGGTATATATGATTTTATAGAAAATTCACCTGAAAAAGAAGTAAAAAAAATGTTCAAAGATCTTGGCATATTACGTTCCCCGTTATCAAAGTTAGTTGAGGAATCAAATGAAAAAATAGTCGGGAAAAAAGCAGCTTTGCTTTGCAAACAATTGGCCACTATAAAGTGTGATATAGAAGAACTTAATAATATAACAATAGATCAATTGAAACTTCAAATAGATGAAGAGGGAATGAAAAACATATTTACTGAACTTGGATTTACAAATTTGCTAAATTAA
- a CDS encoding VOC family protein gives MKFCWSTLKVKNLEESLKFYHEIVGLKTNKRFNAGPGREIVFLGDGETKIELICDEEVKEVSYGEHISLGFEVDCIDEKINFIKEKGIEIHSGPFQPNPNTKFFYVLDPNGLKIQFVENK, from the coding sequence ATGAAATTTTGTTGGAGTACTTTAAAAGTTAAAAATCTAGAAGAATCATTGAAGTTTTATCATGAGATTGTTGGTCTTAAGACTAATAAAAGATTTAATGCAGGACCAGGAAGGGAAATTGTATTTTTAGGAGATGGAGAGACTAAAATAGAACTAATATGTGATGAGGAAGTAAAAGAAGTAAGTTATGGAGAGCATATTTCTCTTGGATTTGAAGTTGACTGCATAGATGAGAAAATAAACTTTATTAAGGAAAAAGGAATAGAAATTCATAGTGGACCATTTCAGCCAAATCCTAATACTAAGTTTTTTTATGTTTTAGATCCTAATGGATTGAAGATTCAATTTGTAGAAAATAAATAA
- a CDS encoding rubredoxin-like domain-containing protein — MKKLFKCSVCGFICEGVEAPEKCPKCGVPKEKFVELTSEEADKIYHSDRTNDIHLEIINLADKIFKLSREGIDLNLDPTCVTAFEKAKNSAWTIKQISKAELAAHMSKGKW; from the coding sequence ATGAAGAAATTATTTAAATGTAGTGTGTGCGGATTTATATGTGAAGGAGTAGAAGCTCCAGAAAAGTGTCCAAAATGTGGAGTTCCTAAAGAAAAATTTGTCGAATTAACTAGTGAAGAGGCTGATAAAATCTATCACTCTGATAGAACTAATGATATTCATTTAGAGATCATTAACTTAGCTGATAAAATTTTCAAACTTTCTAGAGAAGGAATAGACTTAAATTTAGATCCTACATGTGTAACAGCTTTTGAAAAAGCTAAAAATAGTGCTTGGACTATTAAGCAAATATCAAAAGCAGAATTAGCAGCGCATATGAGCAAAGGAAAATGGTAA